A DNA window from Macrobrachium rosenbergii isolate ZJJX-2024 chromosome 41, ASM4041242v1, whole genome shotgun sequence contains the following coding sequences:
- the LOC136827220 gene encoding uncharacterized protein — protein sequence MFDDLVSFIEREARVLKIPLFGRHLYESGKKGATPKLGEGSASSKSESLTKARKVSCNKIGNAPLSCWHCKGPHLVDECDQIAKMGHEDKLVTIKELRLCFGCLRSGHMSQYCRNKKRCNICNEYHPTLLHRHQEVEVVEPESSNRALVVQGEGTHDKIAMFRAVRGGSTGTGMSVVPIRVRSREGREVVTRAFLDNGSSTCFCSEALMKTLGCTETQDIRVNVETINGAGKIACSLVSGLSALDYDGKNCITLPPVLSTSRIPIDECDVRAGDLERWPHFQGIDIPDVDAEVGLLIGNNVPHLLEPREVINSTCLHEPHAIRTLLGWVVSGAKDKRCQEHVNRIQVTSRCLELDRMLVEDYNRDFQDVASPKREMSAEDKKWLDLIQRGVRTVGEGYEVPLPLRDNLGSLPETRDIALRRMHSLRKRLMKDNAYAKQYSTFMTEMLQKGYAERVTSASQENVWYIPHFGVQHPDKPDKVRVVFDCASKVEGTSLNYLILQGPDMMNSLLGVLVKFRGGLFAYTGDINTMFYQVRVPEHQRDYLRFFWWENSFNEEPTEFRMAVHLFGACSSPSIANFVLKQTASDFGDGFLEGARDTVANNFYVDDCLRAEDRQDALLSNLFEVKELCKRAGFTLTKFSSSCVEVLSSIPKEWHSKGISGFIDGSGSHKTKALGVQWDLATNELGVQTEIVSVPRTKRGLLSTIASIYDPLGIWAPILIEGRIIVQDLCRLKIGWDMELDSDTTDCIRVWVNKLSQTRGMSVPRCLKVIGWESATLVQLHLFSDASIMALGVVAYLRAADQWGNVSCRFIMGKARVAPLKNVSVPRLELSAAVLAVKLGATILAMIDFKVDEVYYWTDSSTVLWYIKNDQARYQTFVANRVSKIRDGSDQNQWRYVNSEWNPADDASRSKQSKRWRTGPDFLLKEECFWPTEPAHMSNSVEGLEVRREIGPKKAQVCKTISSRVGSGHRQMGLHKIIHRYSQWIRLLRAVGWFILFGRYLMYKHRQQLSELNIQLSTQVMSLAENVVVQVAQRIDYEVEISSLHKGNTIRVSSSLRRLKPILRNGLLCVGGRLSLANIAPSERHLIILPYKGHLTDMVIQYYHEHSNHMGIMYVLGLMREKFWVVKGNAAVRRVLGKCIKCRKAHGKVIEQQMADLPPDRVEAGKPPFYRSGTHSLTPSGGFGRRGQVKTIRCDCGTNFVGSRKVLDSSYEFLGDNKVRNKLLQAGVEFIFNPPGASHFGGAWERLIGTVRRVLDVVMGTQQLDYEGLCTLLCEVEATVNSRPLTIVTSHSRDPAPLTPNKLLNMGDSPAGCDIATGSYSRQRWKQVQYMDEQFWARWKCEYLLGLQQRQKWFKERRNVRIGDVVLMVNENIARCHWPLARVVQTKVGVDGLECMKSAGHGGTAKEGPNSGKANDLTQSASVRFLNSHVSYAFIDTNFHSSLVSDSGSHPRMSGSFNSSGAQRNPS from the exons ATGTTTGATGATTTAGTTAGTTTTATTGAAAGGGAGGCTAGGGTCTTAAAAATTCCTTTGTTTGGGCGCCACCTGTACGAGAGTGGTAAAAAGGGGGCCACCCCCAAGTTAGGAGAAGGTTCAGCATCAAGCAAATCTGAGAGTTTAACAAAGGCGAGGAAGGTTTCATGTAACAAAATTGGGAATGCCCCGCTTTCATGTTGGCACTGTAAAGGACCACATCTTGTAGACGAATGCGACCAAATAGCTAAGATGGGACACGAGGATAAACTGGTTACCATTAAGGAATTGAGGCTTTGCTTTGGTTGCTTGAGAAGTGGTCATATGTCCCAGTATTGCAGAAACAAGAAAAGGTGCAACATATGCAATGAATACCATCCAACTCTGTTGCACCGACACCAGGAAGTAGAAGTGGTGGAGCCTGAGAGCTCAAACAGGGCCTTGGTGGTTCAGGGGGAAGGTACACATGACAAAATTGCTATGTTCAGGGCAGTCAGGGGGGGTAGCACTGGCACAGGGATGTCAGTTGTGCCAATAAGGGTTAGGTCCAGGGAGGGAAGGGAGGTTGTGACGAGGGCATTCTTGGACAATGGGAGTTCTACATGCTTTTGTTCAGAGGCCTTAATGAAGACCTTAGGCTGCACTGAGACGCAAGACATTAGGGTGAATGTTGAAACCATCAATGGCGCAGGGAAAATTGCATGTAGCCTAGTCTCAGGATTGTCAGCATTGGACTATGATGGTAAGAATTGCATTACACTGCCCCCAGTGTTAAGCACCTCACGCATACCTATAGATGAGTGTGATGTCAGAGCAGGAGATCTGGAACGATGGCCACATTTCCAAGGAATAGACATCCCAGATGTGGACGCTGAAGTAGGGTTATTAATTGGGAACAATGTTCCTCATTTACTCGAGCCGAGGGAAGTCATCAACTCAACCTGCCTCCATGAGCCACATGCCATACGAACATTATTGGGCTGGGTAGTCAGTGGGGCAAAGGACAAGAGGTGTCAAGAGCACGTCAATAGGATCCAGGTGACAAGCAGGTGTTTAGAGTTAGACCGCATGCTGGTGGAAGATTATAATCGCGACTTCCAGGACGTGGCATCTCCCAAAAGGGAAATGTCCGCAGAGGATAAGAAATGGCTAGATCTAATTCAAAGGGGGGTTAGAACTGTAGGTGAGGGTTATGAGGTGCCATTGCCTCTGCGTGACAATCTTGGATCCTTGCCAGAAACAAGGGACATTGCATTGCGCCGTATGCACAGCCTTCGTAAAAGGTTAATGAAGGACAATGCCTATGCTAAGCAATATAGTACCTTCATGACCGAGATGCTACAGAAAGGATATGCTGAGCGAGTGACCTCAGCCAGCCAGGAGAATGTATGGTACATCCCTCATTTTGGTGTACAACATCCAGACAAGCCAGACAAGGTCCGTGTTGTATTTGACTGCGCGAGCAAGGTGGAGGGCACGTCGTTGAATTACCTAATACTGCAGGGACCCGATATGATGAACTCTTTGCTAGGGGTGTTGGTTAAGTTTAGGGGAGGTCTGTTTGCCTATACAGGGGATATAAATACAATGTTTTACCAGGTACGGGTACCAGAACATCAGCGGGACTATCTTAGGTTCTTTTGGTGGGAAAATAGTTTCAATGAGGAGCCAACTGAATTTAGAATGGCTGTACATCTGTTTGGGGCCTGTTCATCGCCAAGCATTGCAAACTTCGTGCTGAAACAGACAGCCAGTGACTTTGGGGATGGGTTCTTGGAGGGAGCAAGGGACACTGTGGCTAACAATTTCTATGTAGATGACTGTTTGAGAGCTGAGGATCGCCAAGATGCCTTGTTAAGTAATTTGTTTGAGGTTAAGGAGCTTTGCAAGAGAGCAGGTTTTACACTGACAAAGTTCAGTAGCTCGTGTGTGGAGGTTTTGTCATCCATCCCAAAGGAGTGGCACAGTAAGGGTATTTCAGGGTTTATAGATGGATCAGGGTCACATAAGACAAAGGCATTGGGAGTGCAGTGGGACTTGGCCACTAATGAATTGGGTGTCCAGACAGAGATAGTTTCAGTTCCAAGGACTAAACGTGGCTTGTTGTCCACCATAGCATCGATTTATGACCCCCTCGGCATATGGGCACCAATTTTAATTGAGGGGCGGATAATTGTGCAGGACTTGTGTAGACTGAAGATAGGCTGGGACATGGAATTGGACTCCGATACCACTGACTGCATTAGGGTGTGGGTGAACAAGTTGAGTCAGACTAGAGGGATGAGTGTGCCAAGATGCCTAAAGGTTATTGGGTGGGAGTCAGCTACCTTAGTACAGCTACATTTGTTCTCGGATGCAAGCATCATGGCTTTAGGAGTAGTGGCATACTTGCGAGCTGCAGATCAGTGGGGAAATGTATCTTGTAGATTCATTATGGGAAAAGCAAGGGTAGCGCCACTGAAGAATGTTTCAGTACCCCGCCTAGAGCTTAGTGCAGCTGTACTAGCCGTAAAGCTTGGAGCCACAATTCTGGCCATGATAGATTTCAAGGTGGATGAGGTCTATTATTGGACAGATTCATCAACTGTCCTGTGGTATATTAAGAATGATCAAGCAAGATACCAGACATTTGTGGCGAATCGTGTTTCTAAGATAAGGGATGGCAGTGATCAGAATCAGTGGAGATATGTTAACTCTGAATGGAACCCAGCCGACGATGCATCACGTTCCAAGCAGTCCAAAAGGTGGAGAACAGGGCCAGATTTCTTGTTGAAGGAGGAGTGTTTTTGGCCAACAGAGCCAGCTCACATGTCCAACAGTGTGGAAGGATTAGAAGTTAGGCGTGAGATAGGTCCCAAAAAGGCTCAAGTCTGCAAAACAATTAGCTCCAGGGTTGGGTCGGGCCATAGGCAGATGGGTTTGCATAAAATCATCCACCGCTACTCACAGTGGATCAGGCTCCTCAGAGCCGTGGGTTGGTTTATACTATTTGGTAGATATTTAATGTACAAACACAGGCAGCAGCTTAGCGAGCTAAATATACAATTGTCCACGCAAGTTATGAGCTTGGCAGAGAATGTGGTTGTCCAGGTGGCACAGCGTATTGATTATGAGGTAGAGATATCAAGTCTTCATAAGGGTAACACCATTAGGGTTTCCAGCTCCTTAAGAAGATTGAAACCAATCCTGAGAAATGGGCTGTTGTGCGTCGGAGGGAGATTATCACTGGCAAATATCGCCCCGAGCGAAAGGCATCTAATTATATTGCCATATAAGGGTCACTTGACTGACATGGTCATCCAGTATTATCATGAGCATTCCAACCATATGGGGATAATGTATGTTCTGGGTCTAATGAGGGAGAAATTTTGGGTGGTTAAGGGCAATGCAGCAGTGAGGCGTGTGCTAGGGAAATGCATCAAGTGTCGAAAGGCACATGGAAAGGTTATTGAGCAGCAAATGGCTGATCTACCACCCGATCGCGTGGAGGCAGGGAAGCCTCCCTTCTATCGCAGCGGG ACTCATTCATTAACGCCTTCAGGAGGTTTTGGCCGTCGTGGACAGGTTAAGACGATTAGATGCGACTGCGGCACTAATTTTGTGGGATCACGGAAGGTTCTCGACTCCAGTTATGAGTTCTTGGGAGACAACAAGGTACGAAACAAGTTGCTCCAGGCTGGGgtggaatttattttcaatcCTCCAGGTGCCTCGCATTTTGGAGGAGCATGGGAACGATTGATAGGTACTGTGAGGAGAGTCCTAGATGTAGTCATGGGAACACAGCAGTTGGATTATGAAGGACTGTGTACTCTCTTATGTGAGGTGGAAGCAACAGTTAATAGTAGGCCACTTACCATTGTCACCTCACACAGTAGAGACCCAGCTCCACTCACACCAAACAAGCTTTTAAACATGGGAGATTCACCTGCAGGGTGTGACATCGCAACAGGTAGCTATTCTAGGCAGAGATGGAAGCAGGTGCAGTATATGGACGAGCAGTTCTGGGCACGTTGGAAATGCGAATACCTGTTGGGGTTACAACAACGACAGAAATGGTTCAAAGAGCGCCGGAACGTCAGGATAGGAGATGTAGTCCTTATGGTCAACGAAAACATAGCCCGCTGCCATTGGCCATTGGCTCGGGTAGTGCAGACAAAAGTAGGGGTAGATGGATTG GAATGTATGAAGTCAGCAGGCCATGGGGGAACTGCGAAAGAAGGTCCTAACAGTGGGAAAGCAAACGATTTG
- the LOC136827221 gene encoding uncharacterized protein, translating to MVDVSSSGSRRALAAVTRARLEAKLQKLDELQAIEREEERLKREEERLKREEERLKREEERLKQKREKLRLEAELAEVVAEEKVRQQFDENAKEVTPVTRVRVHMDPDTGRSEQPMTLGTEAHEANLGGNGSSAGNHQRDLSNKEIMQALISCSLKTLMPKQDIAKFDGDYTKYFRFICSFDNVFSSQLTNDKERLRYLDLYTTGRPNEIVAACLHLDVSEGYRQARKLLEERYGDLEQIATAYVDKVVKWKDMGENNAEDFDEYAVVLKTCRNAILCVPYGEAELQNPKTMRLILRKFPSSVQDRWCRVADKLARRSGL from the coding sequence ATGGTCGACGTGAGTTCCAGTGGGAGTAGGCGTGCACTGGCAGCTGTTACTAGAGCCAGGTTAGAGGCAAAATTACAGAAGTTGGATGAGTTGCAGGCCATAGAGCGAGAGGAAGAAAGATTAAAACGAGAGGAAGAAAGATTAAAACGAGAGGAAGAAAGATTAAAACGAGAGGAAGAAAGATTAAAACAGAAGAGGGAGAAGCTTAGGTTGGAAGCAGAGTTAGCTGAGGTAGTGGCAGAGGAGAAGGTTCGACAACAATTTGATGAAAATGCCAAAGAAGTAACTCCCGTTACTAGGGTAAGGGTGCACATGGACCCTGACACAGGCAGGAGTGAACAACCCATGACTTTGGGTACGGAGGCGCACGAAGCCAACTTAGGTGGGAATGGTAGTTCAGCTGGGAATCACCAAAGGGACTTGAGTAATAAGGAAATCATGCAGGCATTAATCTCCTGCAGCCTCAAAACCTTGATGCCCAAGCAGGATATAGCTAAGTTTGATGGAGATTATACCAAGTATTTTAGGTTCATCTGCTCATTTGATAATGTGTTTAGCAGCCAGTTGACAAATGATAAGGAAAGGCTGAGGTATCTGGATTTATACACAACAGGTAGGCCAAATGAGATAGTGGCAGCTTGTCTCCACTTAGATGTTTCAGAGGGTTATAGGCAGGCAAGAAAATTGCTGGAGGAGCGATATGGCGACCTCGAGCAAATAGCCACTGCGTACGTGGATAAGGTAGTCAAATGGAAGGACATGGGGGAAAACAATGCGGAAGACTTTGATGAGTACGCAGTGGTGTTAAAAACTTGCAGAAATGCAATTTTGTGTGTCCCTTATGGAGAAGCTGAATTGCAGAACCCAAAAACAATGAGGTTGATCCTGCGCAAATTCCCCTCTAGCGTGCAGGATCGATGGTGTAGGGTTGCCGATAAATTAGCGAGAAGAAGCGGACTGTGA